A genomic window from Silene latifolia isolate original U9 population chromosome Y, ASM4854445v1, whole genome shotgun sequence includes:
- the LOC141627921 gene encoding NAC domain-containing protein 54-like, whose amino-acid sequence MKDLSSSPVYYQGRAPNGHRTDWVMHEYRLDQAENEAYALCRVIKKSPTPIPKITLPSSEENSFTDINITQMTSDHDQSSSIEIYSEGRCDEVDDSFDFSVPIEIRSTMYTSSSLLCEGVVDGQWMQYLNEEELC is encoded by the exons AtgaaggacttgtcatcatcaccAGTTTACTACCAAGGTAGAGCTCCTAATGGTCATCGGACCGACTGGGTCATGCATGAGTATCGCCTTGATCAAGCAGAGAAT GAGGCCTATGCGCTGTGTCGAGTAATTAAAAAAAGTCCGACACCCATTCCAAAAATAACATTGCCATCTTCAGAAGAAAATTCATTCACAGACATTAACATAACCCAAATGACAAGTGACCATGATCAATCATCAAGCATCGAGATATACTCGGAAGGAAGATGTGATGAAGTCGACGACAGCTTTGATTTCTCGGTCCCTATTGAAATACGTTCAACAATGTATACTTCATCATCACTACTTTGTGAGGGTGTTGTAGATGGACAATGGATGCAATACTTGAATGAAGAAGAACTCTGCTAA
- the LOC141634203 gene encoding serine acetyltransferase 5-like has translation MPAGELIVPPQCATESHDDDEAWVWGQIKTEAHRDAESEPALASYLYSTILSHSSLARSLSFHLGNKLCSSTLLSTLLYDLFLNTLSSDVSLRAAVVADLRAARVRDPACVSFSHCLLNYKGFLACQAHRVTHKLWAQKRLPLALALHARISEVFSVDIHPAATIGKGILFDHATGVVVGETAVIGNNCSILHHVTLGGTGKAGGNRHPKVGDGVLIGAGATILGNVKIGDGAKIGAGSVVLIDVPPRTTAVGNPARLVGGKEKPSENEDVPGESMDHTSFISGWSDYII, from the coding sequence ATGCCAGCAGGAGAGCTCATCGTGCCACCACAGTGTGCGACAGAATCTCACGACGATGATGAGGCATGGGTGTGGGGCCAAATAAAGACCGAAGCCCATCGGGATGCTGAGTCAGAGCCAGCACTAGCATCCTACCTGTACTCAACAATACTTTCTCATTCCTCCCTGGCACGTTCTCTCTCCTTCCACTTAGGCAACAAGCTTTGCTCCTCCACTCTGCTTTCCACACTTCTCTATGACCTTTTCCTCAACACCCTTTCCTCAGATGTCTCTCTTCGGGCTGCAGTCGTAGCCGATTTGAGAGCTGCGAGAGTCCGGGACCCTGCCTGTGTGTCCTTCTCTCACTGTCTCCTCAACTACAAGGGATTTCTGGCCTGTCAGGCCCATCGAGTGACCCACAAACTCTGGGCCCAAAAGAGGTTGCCCCTGGCACTTGCTCTCCATGCTAGAATATCAGAGGTATTCTCTGTAGACATTCACCCAGCTGCCACCATTGGGAAAGGGATCCTCTTCGACCATGCCACGGGGGTAGTAGTTGGAGAGACAGCTGTCATTGGCAACAATTGTTCAATTTTGCACCACGTGACTTTAGGGGGAACAGGAAAGGCCGGTGGGAATCGTCATCCAAAGGTTGGTGACGGTGTTCTAATTGGAGCCGGGGCGACTATCTTGGGAAATGTGAAGATAGGTGATGGGGCGAAGATTGGGGCGGGGTCAGTAGTCTTGATCGACGTCCCTCCAAGGACAACGGCCGTGGGGAACCCAGCTAGGTTAGTTGGAGGAAAGGAGAAACCGTCCGAGAACGAGGATGTTCCTGGAGAATCTATGGATCACACTTCTTTTATTTCAGGGTGGTCCGACTACATTATATGA